The segment AGGTCAAAGGCCCTGCGATTCTGTAGACCGTTCGATTGCAATCTGTTGGGGCAGAGATATGTTGGGGCAGCAAGATTGATAGGGGTGGGGAAAAGTGTTTCGATTTCCTTCTCCTCACTGTCCAGCTTCAGGCGGAAGCGGTTTTGCGCCCTAATGATTCAGTGAACAGATCGGGAACGTGAATTCGTAAACCGGGCCACTCTGCTTCCGGAGTAAAGTCCGCGTCGAATCGAGCGAGTTCGACAGTCTCTCCCTGTCGGTAGACCTCCAGTACCCGTGACTGACTGTCGATCAGCCAGACATTTTGTGTCCCACTACTCAAGTACTCCCGGGCCAGTTCGCTATTCTTAAGCGGCCCATGGGAATGATCAATGACTACCATCGGCAGTTGGTCGGTTGTTAATTCATCGAGATGCTCAAACCGGTTGCCGTCGCGATAGACCGAAATCGCGGGGAACCGAACCGAATCGGGTTCGCGTGCGAGTATCAGCCCCAGTTCAAAGCAGGCGTAGGCGGACTGCTCGGCTGCGGTGGCCATAAAGTAGTTTCCCAGTAGCCGCGTCATATTCAGAATAGCGACTCCCAGTGCATCGGAAGGCTGTTCCCGCGCGACCAGTTTTCCCGCAACGAGGTCGTGCCAACGGCCCTCGTCGGTCAGGTCGTATCGATGTTCCAGATAGTCCTCCAGAGTCAAATTGTTTTCCATCGTTCTGGATCCTGTTGAAGTCGTCGAATAACCCGCACGAAGCGGGTGCAATCTGGTTGTACTCATTTTATCATGCAGGTTTTGATGAGAACAGTTCCGCTGCGGTTTCGTTTTTAACTCACTCTCCAACCGAGAAGTAGGACGCAGGAACTTGACCGCACAGGTTGATCAGCAGCGGCTGATTAATATACAGAGAAAAAGGAATCACCGATGCGAATTCTAATTCTGGGAGCCAATGGGCAACTGGGAACCGCCTGCAGTCAGGTTTTCAAAGAACATACACTCACCCAGTGGACCCGCGAAGATCTCGATCTGGTGAAGCTGCCCGATATTGAAACCAAACTGGCAGAAGCAGAACCGGAACTGATCATCAACTGCGCCGCTCATAACCAGGTCGACAAAGCAGAGCACGAACCCGGCTTGGCGTACGTCGTCAACGCGCTGGGACCCCGCCGGGTCGCGTTCTATTGTCAGACACACCACATCCCTCTGGTGCATGTCAGTACCGACTATGTTTTCGGCATGGACGGAGACCACTCGACCCCTTTCACGGAAGAGGACAAACCAGGTCCGCTCTCCGCCTATGCCACCAGTAAATTGGCGGGCGAATATTTCGTGCGGAATGAATGTGACCAGCACTTTGTGATTCGCACCTGCGGCCTGTTCGGGCCCACCCGCTTGGAAGGGAAAGGGAACTTCGTCGAAACGATGCTCGAACTGGCGGCAGATCAAAAGGCACTCACCGTCGTCAACGACCAGCACTGCACCCCAACCTACGCCTTCGATCTCGCCGTGGCCATCAGCAAGTTAATCGAGACCGAAGCCTACGGCCTTTATCACGCAACGAACCATGGCGCCACCACCTGGTACGATTTCGCGCTGGAGATTTTCAAATGTGCGAACATCGACATCGAAGTGAAACCGATCACCTCCGCACAATTCTCACGCCCAGCCAAGCGTCCCGGTTACAGTCTGCTCGATTGTTCCAAGCTGAAATCAGTCATCGGCACAAATTTACCCGACTGGCAACAAGGCCTGCTGGACTACCTCGATCTTCGCGCACAACACGCTCCCAGCGAACCCTGAAATAGAGTGGTCCAGACAAAACATAAACGGCAGGTCCAGATAAAAAAACAGGTGGTCCAGACAATCGCGCCAGCGTTGTCTGGATCGCACGGCGACACTAAGCGTGGCAGATCCATTCAATACAAAACGCTCTCCTGCCCAATTCCCATGGGGGCACCATCATCACTTAAGTGTGCCTTCGGCACCCAGACAACTCTTCGAGATTGTCTGGGTCACCCTTGATCTCTTTTAAATCGATACCTCGCTCATGTCTTCTACCATCTCCTGTCTCGAAGACCTGATTGATCTGCTTCAAGCGGAGAACACTCCGGTGCGAATTCTCATCGTGGGAGCAACAGGGAGTGGTAAATCGACGCTGGGAGAACTCCTGTCGGAAAATCTAGAGGTGTTGTATCGCTCGCTGGACGAACTTCATTGGAACCCCAATTGGGATCCCAAACCGGAAGCGGAATTCATCGCCAATCTACAGGAAGTCATCGATCAGGATGAATGGATTGTCGATGGCAATTACAATCAGGTGCAGCATCTCATCATCCCGAAGACAACCTGTATTATCTGGCTGAACTATTCATTCTGGACGACGTTCCGGCAGTTGCTGAAACGGACCTGTCACCGCAGTTGGACGAAGGGATTATTATACGGTGGAAACCAGGAATCGTTTTCCAAAGCCTTCTTTACGCGCGACTCAATCCTCCTCTGGCTTTGCACGTCCTATCCCAAGATCCAACGCCGTTACCGGCCTCTCTTTGCCGACCCAGAATTACAATCGCCAAAGCTGATGTTCGAATTAAACCATCCCGCCCAGGCACGAAGTCGGAAGTCATGACGATTCACACCATTGAGGCTATGGGTTAAGAACATTTTGCAACGGTAGACAAGGTGACCAGTTGCTATTGGTGGTAGAGTTTGGGCGGCGTTCACTGATGATGAAGAAATATTAAGAGCAGATGATATTTCCAGCGGGCTTCGGGAGGGCGCAAGCTCTTCAGCCCACTGATACTCCGTCCGACTTTCCATCGATTCTTACGTGAAAACTGGTCCTGTTCGCTCAACTTCGTTGTCTTTCCATTCCGTCGTTTACGAAACAGGGAGATCAATCGCACGCCGTGATGTCGCAGGCATTGCCTCAAGCACATCGAATCGACCACTTTATATAGTGGGAACTTTGGAGTTCGTCTCCATGTCTGTTGACTCGATTAAGCTTCCTTGGCAGATGCGTTAGCTTTAATCGTTTTTGTAAGTGCTCCGATGTTTAGAGGACTTTAATAATGTCTCGATACATTGTGTTGAGGTAAGCTTTTGAAATCAGGATCAAGAACAGTTGCGACTACGTGTAATCTTAGGACTTTTGAAATGTGAGTTCGGTTCGAGGTATTTCCTGGAAATCGGAGTCGAAAGAGACGTGATTTCGAGAAGGGTATTCTTGTTCTTAGACTTGCTCACAACAACGACATTTAGCGCAAAACTACCTCTAATCACCACAGATATCACTCACGATATATCTTATTTCTTCATTTTTGGAGTCAGCAAATAGTACAACTGCGTTTGAGACTTCTTTGTTATCACATTGCAGAATAGCAATACACTTTAAGCAATCTATTGTATAGTTATCCAAATCATCCAGGTCACTGTTGGAGATATGTTCAAGTAGGTTCTTCATCACTATGCAGCAACTGTTACAATCTGGGATAACTCCTCCGCTTAGAATATACGAAAGATACCCAGAACAAATACGTTCGTAATCTGAATGATATGCCCAAGCAAGACCACATCTTTCTATAGCTTCGTTCCACAAAGTTAAGGCAGAGATATCCTCTTTAGAAATTAGATTATTACGTTGCAACATGCCTTTGGGAGCGAGTGCGATGAGTCGTACTCTTTTCGAAATATCCCATATTGCAGTAATCAGATCACGCACTAGTACACCTTCAAGACCAGCAACGGGAGGAAGTGACAATATTGCTTCAACATACTTCTGAAATAAATTATGTTTTACGACACCATCAAAAGGCCTCAGGGATGATAGAATCGTTTCTTCATCGAAGTGAGGATCAATATCCCTCAGGATATACTCTATAGCCTCTTCATGACTCAGCATTATTAGTATTCTTATTATGGGATAATATTAATGATGGCTTCAGGGGTAATTCCGTTTGCAATAAGGACTTCCCTTGCACGCGTCGCATTCAACACATCTTGTGACCTTCCGTGTCTTGTTACATTTTGAATGATCTTTTTAAATCTACAAGCGTACTTTTAGTAGATTTAAGTTTTCGACATCAATTACTGCAATACCAGCGCTTC is part of the Polystyrenella longa genome and harbors:
- the rfbD gene encoding dTDP-4-dehydrorhamnose reductase — translated: MRILILGANGQLGTACSQVFKEHTLTQWTREDLDLVKLPDIETKLAEAEPELIINCAAHNQVDKAEHEPGLAYVVNALGPRRVAFYCQTHHIPLVHVSTDYVFGMDGDHSTPFTEEDKPGPLSAYATSKLAGEYFVRNECDQHFVIRTCGLFGPTRLEGKGNFVETMLELAADQKALTVVNDQHCTPTYAFDLAVAISKLIETEAYGLYHATNHGATTWYDFALEIFKCANIDIEVKPITSAQFSRPAKRPGYSLLDCSKLKSVIGTNLPDWQQGLLDYLDLRAQHAPSEP
- a CDS encoding P-loop NTPase family protein translates to MSSTISCLEDLIDLLQAENTPVRILIVGATGSGKSTLGELLSENLEVLYRSLDELHWNPNWDPKPEAEFIANLQEVIDQDEWIVDGNYNQVQHLIIPKTTCIIWLNYSFWTTFRQLLKRTCHRSWTKGLLYGGNQESFSKAFFTRDSILLWLCTSYPKIQRRYRPLFADPELQSPKLMFELNHPAQARSRKS
- a CDS encoding Uma2 family endonuclease, which codes for MENNLTLEDYLEHRYDLTDEGRWHDLVAGKLVAREQPSDALGVAILNMTRLLGNYFMATAAEQSAYACFELGLILAREPDSVRFPAISVYRDGNRFEHLDELTTDQLPMVVIDHSHGPLKNSELAREYLSSGTQNVWLIDSQSRVLEVYRQGETVELARFDADFTPEAEWPGLRIHVPDLFTESLGRKTASA